The following proteins come from a genomic window of Methylorubrum populi:
- a CDS encoding DUF3280 domain-containing protein has product MNCLGPRCLLAAFAFVGGLGLFGGGAQAEPEKVAVFDFQFAKGAPTEPSQAEHERLKRTSETLRALMADSGRYTLVSTEPVRDEVAKSADLRACNGCAEDFARRLGAQTAVTGEVQKVSNLILNINVYVKPLADGVPERAYSVDLRGNTDESFDRGIRYLVKNRLLEAR; this is encoded by the coding sequence ATGAATTGCCTCGGACCTCGTTGCCTGCTCGCGGCTTTCGCTTTCGTCGGCGGCCTCGGCCTCTTCGGCGGCGGCGCGCAGGCGGAGCCCGAAAAGGTCGCGGTCTTCGATTTTCAGTTCGCCAAAGGGGCGCCGACCGAGCCGTCGCAGGCCGAGCACGAGCGGTTGAAGCGCACCAGCGAGACCCTGCGCGCGCTGATGGCCGACAGTGGCCGCTACACGCTGGTCTCGACGGAGCCGGTCCGGGACGAGGTGGCCAAGAGTGCCGACCTGCGCGCCTGCAACGGCTGTGCGGAGGATTTCGCCCGCCGCCTCGGCGCGCAGACGGCCGTGACCGGCGAGGTCCAGAAGGTCTCGAACCTGATCCTCAACATCAACGTCTACGTGAAGCCTCTCGCGGACGGTGTGCCCGAGCGGGCCTACAGCGTCGATCTGCGGGGCAACACCGACGAGTCCTTCGACAGGGGTATCCGCTACCTCGTCAAGAACCGTCTCCTCGAGGCGCGCTGA